In the Acidimicrobiales bacterium genome, AGAACGCCGTCACACCCCCGGCGTAGGTTGGGTTAAATGCGGTGGGGTCCCATCCGGCGCGTGCTGCCCTACGTCCGCCCGTACCGCCGGCAGATGGTCGTTATGACCCTGGCGGCCCTGGGCGCCCTGGGGGCGGTGACCTCTATACCCCTGGTCATCCGGGCCGTGATCGACGGGCCGGTGGCCCGCCACGAGCACGGGGGGCTGGCGGCCCTGACCGGGCTGGCCCTGGCCCTGGGGCTCGGGGAGGGGCTGCTCCTCTGGCTGCGCCGGCGGGTCCTGGCCAACGCCGCCACGGGCATGGAGGCCACCATCCGCAACGACCTCTACGCCCACCTCCAGCGCCTGCCGGTCTCGTTCCACGCCGAGTGGCAGTCGGGCCAGCTCCTCTCCCGGGCCACGACCGACCTGTCGACGATCCGGCGCTTCGTGGGCTACGGGCTCGTCTACCTGGTGGTGAACATCGCCACCTTCGCCGGGGTGCTGGCCGTCCTCCTCCATCTCAACCTGGCCCTCGGCCTGGTGACCGGGGCCGCCGCCGTGCCGATCCTGATCACCGGGCGGAACTTCGAGCGGGAGTACCACGGCGTGGCCCGCCGGGTGCAGGACCTCCAGGGGGACCTGACGACCCTCGTCGAGGAGGCGGCCGGCGGCATCCGGGTGATCAAGGCGTTCGGGCGCCACGGGCCCGAGGCGGCGAGGTTCGGTGGGCAGGCGCGGGTGCTTCGCACTACTGCGCTGGAGACGGTGCGGCTCCGGGGGCGCTTCTACGCCCTGCTCGGGCTGATCCCCAACGTGACGCTGGCGGTGGTGCTGCTGGGCGGGGGCGTGGCCGTGAGCCACCACCTGCTCACCCTCGGCGGCCTGGTGGCGTTCGTGTCGCTGTTCCTCATGCTGGTCTGGCCGGTGGAGAGCCTCGGGGAGATCCTGGCCATGGCCCAGGAGGCGTCGACGGCCATCGAGCGGATCTGGGAGGTGTTCGACACCAGCCCCGAGATCGTCGACGCCCCCCACGCCGTGGTGCTGGCGAGCGTCGAGGGCCGGCTGGACTTCGAGGGCGTGCGCTTCACCTATCCGGGCGCGGCCACCCCGACCCTGGCCGGCGTCGACCTGCGCATCGAGCCCGGGGAGACGGTGGCCCTGGTCGGCGCCACCGCGTCGGGGAAGTCGACGCTGATCTCGCTCGTGCCCCGCCTCCACGACGTGACGGGCGGGCGCATCGCCCTCGACGGCACCGACATCCGCGACCTCACCCTCGGCTCCCTGCGCTCCCACATCGGCGTGGCCTTCGAGGACCCGACCCTGTTCTCCGCCAGCGTGCGGGAGAACCTGCTGATCGGCTGCCCCACGGCCGGGGACCGGGACATAGCCGTGGCGCTGGAGACGGCCCAGGCCCAGTTCGCCTACGAGCTGCCCTGGGGCCTCGACACCCGCGTCGGGGAGCAGGGGCTGTCGCTGTCGGGCGGCCAGCGCCAGCGCCTGGCCCTGGCCCGCGCCATCCTCGGGCGGCCCCGCGTGCTCGTGCTCGACGACCCCCTCTCCGCCCTCGACGTGCACACCGAGGCGCTGGTGGAGGAGGCGCTGGCCCGGATCCTGGCCGGCACCACCGCCCTCGTCGTCGTCCACCGGCCCTCCACCCTGGCCCTGGCCGACCGGGTGGCCTTCCTGGCCGACGGGCGGGTGGCCGCCACCGGCTCCCACCATGACCTCCTCGAGTCGGTTCCCGCCTACCGCGCCGTGCTGGCCCAGGAGGCCGACGACGCCGGCAACCTCGCCGGGGCGGAGGTCGGGGCGTGAAGGACGGCACCCAGCGCGCGGGGGTTCATCCAGCGATGACCGCGCCGCCGTAGCTATGGCCGGAAGGGCTTGAACCAGTCCTCGTACCTGAGGTTGGCGAAGTTCAGGTCGTGGGTCGTGTCGTCCTCCACCCCGTCGAAGGCCGGATGGAACAGGAATTCGTGGTCCAGGTCCTCGAAGTGGATGTTGCGGAACAGATCGAAGTCGAGCTCCTCGTCGGGCTCAGCCAGCACCTCGGCGGTTTCCAGCAGTCCGTGAAGGGCCAGCTCCTGGGCCGTTGACTCCAGTGGGCCTGGATCCTGGCCCCCCAACTTGCCGATCACGGAGTCCAGCACCAGCAGGAACCGGTCGAGGAAGGCCGCGTCGTAACGATGCCGGTACCGCGTGGGTAGGAACCGGTTCTCGATCAGGAACTCGACCAGGGTCATGTCGAGCCGACCACCGTCCGCCAGCGCCACCTGTTGCTGGGTCCAGTCGACAGCAGCCGCGAGAGCCTTCTTCTCGTCCCGCCCCAGTGCCGAGTCGAACCACCCGCTGATCCTGTCGCTCACGTGACCCCTTCTCCCCTGATGAGGGAGGCTATTCCGAGCCGACGTCATCCGGCCTGGTCCCGCCCCGGACGGCCCGTGCAACCGGCCGGAGCCAACCCGGTAATTCAGCGTGGGCGGTCACACGTCCGGCGTAGGTTGAGCCAAATGCGGTGGGGGGCCCACGCCGGTACGGAGGTCAGGGCGTGAAGGACCAGGGGCTGGCGGCCGCCCAGTGGCGGGGCGTGGCGGCCGAGGACGCCGACCAGATCACCGCCCCGGTGAGCGCCCTCCTCCGAGGGCGGAGCCACCGGCTCCTCCGCTCCCTCCTCCGGCCCCACAAGCGGGGCCTGCTGCTGGCCGGGGCGCTCATCGTCGCCTTCGACATAGCCAGCATGGTCGGGCCCTTCCTCGTCCAGCAGGGCATCGACCGCGGCCTCCCGCCGCTCCTGCACCACCACCGGCTGATGCCGCTGCTGCTCATCTCAATCGGCCTGGCAGTGGCGGGCGCCGGCCAGGCCCTCTCGGACTACGCCTTCACCCGGGTCACGGGGCGGGTCGGCCAGGACGTGCTGCTGGACCTGCGCGAGAGGGTGTTCGACCACTTCCAGCTGCTCAGCATCAGCTTCCACGAGCGCTACACCTCCGGCCGGGTCATCTCCCGCCTGACGTCCGACGTGGACGCCATCACCGAGCTGTTCCAGGACGGACTGCAGGTCCTGGTGTGGGCGCTGCTCACCATCGCCAGCGTGGCGGTGCTGATGCTCTGGCTCGACCCGGTGCTGGCGGCGGTGGTGTTCCTCGCCTCCCCGTTCGTGCTGCTGCTCTCCCGGTGGTTCCGTCACAACTCGGCGCTGGCGTACCGGGCCACCCGGGAGGCCATAGCCCTCGTGATCGTGCACTTCGTCGAGTCGCTGGGCGGGATCCGCGCCGTGCAGTCGTTCCGGCGCGAGCCCCGGAACCAGGAGATCTTCGAGACCCTGAACGAGAGCTACCGCAACACCACGGCGTGGACGATCCGGCTGGGCGCCGTATACGGCCCGGGTGTGAAGGCGATGGGGAACGCCGCCCTGGCCGCCGTGCTGCTGGTCGGTGCCATCCGAGTCGAGCACGGGCGGATCACCGTGGGGATCCTGGCCGCGTTCGT is a window encoding:
- a CDS encoding ABC transporter ATP-binding protein; its protein translation is MKDQGLAAAQWRGVAAEDADQITAPVSALLRGRSHRLLRSLLRPHKRGLLLAGALIVAFDIASMVGPFLVQQGIDRGLPPLLHHHRLMPLLLISIGLAVAGAGQALSDYAFTRVTGRVGQDVLLDLRERVFDHFQLLSISFHERYTSGRVISRLTSDVDAITELFQDGLQVLVWALLTIASVAVLMLWLDPVLAAVVFLASPFVLLLSRWFRHNSALAYRATREAIALVIVHFVESLGGIRAVQSFRREPRNQEIFETLNESYRNTTAWTIRLGAVYGPGVKAMGNAALAAVLLVGAIRVEHGRITVGILAAFVLYLRRFIDPILDLSQFYNLFQAAAAAFEKLSGVLEEEPAVPEPAAGTAVVPPAAAPGRPIGSVALRGVSFGYRDNLVLEDMDLVVPAGQTLALVGETGAGKTTVARLMARFYDPTAGTVTLDGVDLRRITREELRRRAVMVTQEGFLFSRPVGENIEFGRPGASRDEVMGAARAVGADRFIAGLPAGLDTPVGKRGGALSAGQRQLISFARAFLADPDVLILDEATASLDIPSERLIQRALRTLLAERTAVIIAHRLTTVEIADRVVVVDAGRIVEDGTPTELLSHASRYHDLHTAWEDSLV
- a CDS encoding ABC transporter ATP-binding protein, translated to MRWGPIRRVLPYVRPYRRQMVVMTLAALGALGAVTSIPLVIRAVIDGPVARHEHGGLAALTGLALALGLGEGLLLWLRRRVLANAATGMEATIRNDLYAHLQRLPVSFHAEWQSGQLLSRATTDLSTIRRFVGYGLVYLVVNIATFAGVLAVLLHLNLALGLVTGAAAVPILITGRNFEREYHGVARRVQDLQGDLTTLVEEAAGGIRVIKAFGRHGPEAARFGGQARVLRTTALETVRLRGRFYALLGLIPNVTLAVVLLGGGVAVSHHLLTLGGLVAFVSLFLMLVWPVESLGEILAMAQEASTAIERIWEVFDTSPEIVDAPHAVVLASVEGRLDFEGVRFTYPGAATPTLAGVDLRIEPGETVALVGATASGKSTLISLVPRLHDVTGGRIALDGTDIRDLTLGSLRSHIGVAFEDPTLFSASVRENLLIGCPTAGDRDIAVALETAQAQFAYELPWGLDTRVGEQGLSLSGGQRQRLALARAILGRPRVLVLDDPLSALDVHTEALVEEALARILAGTTALVVVHRPSTLALADRVAFLADGRVAATGSHHDLLESVPAYRAVLAQEADDAGNLAGAEVGA